A window of the Gossypium arboreum isolate Shixiya-1 chromosome 2, ASM2569848v2, whole genome shotgun sequence genome harbors these coding sequences:
- the LOC108466496 gene encoding beta-fructofuranosidase, insoluble isoenzyme 1 isoform X2, whose translation MYYNGIYHLFYQYNPKGAVWGNIVWAHSVSKDMVNWEALEPAIYPSESFDINGCWSGSATVLPENKPVIFYTGIDPNQYQVQNYAVPENLSDPYLRKWVKPADNPIVVADETMNKTAFRDPTTAWKIGGHWRMVVASRRKQRGMAYLYRSRDFRKWIKAKHPLHSVPNTGTFECADFFPVSLSGDTGLDNSAFGPNVKHVLKVSLDLTRYEYYTIGSYFPEARDKYLVGKGFVDGWNGLRFDYGNFYASKTFFDPSKNRRILWGWTNESDAAQDDAQKGWAGLQAIPRKVWLDPSGKQLLQWPIEEIETLRGQNVQLSNQELKSGEHIEVKGITAAQVDVDITFSIPNLDKAEPFDPSWTNAQDLCGLKGSTVQGGVGPFGLLTLASEKLEEYTPVFFRVFTGLYKHVVLLCSDSGRLITRWWRVSGLGEKHASLLEYIHW comes from the exons ATGTATTACAATGGGATTTACCATTTATTCTATCAATACAACCCCAAAGGTGCAGTTTGGGGCAACATTGTTTGGGCTCATTCAGTATCCAAAGACATGGTCAATTGGGAAGCTCTCGAGCCTGCGATTTATCCTTCAGAATCTTTTGATATCAACGGATGTTGGTCAGGATCCGCTACGGTTCTTCCGGAAAATAAGCCTGTAATTTTCTACACAGGGATTGATCCTAATCAATATCAAGTGCAAAACTATGCTGTTCCGGAGAACTTATCTGACCCTTATTTGCGTAAATGGGTCAAACCGGCTGACAACCCTATCGTGGTTGCCGATGAAACCATGAATAAAACCGCTTTCCGTGACCCAACAACTGCTTGGAAGATCGGTGGGCATTGGCGAATGGTGGTGGCTAGCCGAAGGAAACAGAGAGGGATGGCTTATTTGTATAGAAGTAGGGATTTCAGGAAATGGATAAAGGCCAAACATCCTTTACATTCGGTGCCGAATACTGGTACGTTTGAATGTGCAGATTTTTTCCCAGTGTCATTGTCTGGGGACACTGGCCTTGACAACTCTGCTTTTGGCCCTAATGTTAAGCATGTTTTGAAGGTAAGCTTAGATCTTACAAGGTATGAGTATTATACTATAGGTTCGTATTTCCCAGAAGCAAGGGATAAATATCTGGTTGGTAAGGGGTTTGTTGATGGTTGGAATGGGCTTAGATTTGACTACGGGAATTTTTATGCTTCAAAGACATTTTTTGACCCTTCAAAGAATAGGAGGATTTTATGGGGTTGGACCAATGAATCGGATGCTGCTCAAGATGATGCTCAGAAAGGATGGGCTGGTCTTCAG GCAATTCCAAGGAAGGTATGGCTTGATCCTAGTGGGAAGCAGTTGCTGCAATGGCCTATTGAAGAAATAGAAACTCTTAGAGGCCAAAATGTTCAATTAAGCAATCAAGAACTCAAGTCGGGAGAACATATTGAAGTCAAAGGAATTACTGCTGCTCAG GTTGATGTTGACATTACCTTCTCCATACCTAACTTGGACAAAGCTGAACCGTTTGATCCTAGCTGGACCAATGCTCAGGATCTCTGTGGCCTTAAGGGTTCAACTGTTCAAGGTGGCGTTGGACCGTTTGGGCTCCTAACATTAGCTTCAGAAAAGTTAGAAGAATATACCCCTGTTTTTTTCAGGGTATTTACAGGTCTATACAAGCATGTTGTTCTCTTATGCTCAGATTCTGGGAG ATTGATCACTCGGTGGTGGAGAGTTTCGGGGCTGGGGGAAAAACATGCATCACTTCTAGAGTATATCCATTGGTAG
- the LOC108466496 gene encoding beta-fructofuranosidase, insoluble isoenzyme 1 isoform X1, translating into MYYNGIYHLFYQYNPKGAVWGNIVWAHSVSKDMVNWEALEPAIYPSESFDINGCWSGSATVLPENKPVIFYTGIDPNQYQVQNYAVPENLSDPYLRKWVKPADNPIVVADETMNKTAFRDPTTAWKIGGHWRMVVASRRKQRGMAYLYRSRDFRKWIKAKHPLHSVPNTGTFECADFFPVSLSGDTGLDNSAFGPNVKHVLKVSLDLTRYEYYTIGSYFPEARDKYLVGKGFVDGWNGLRFDYGNFYASKTFFDPSKNRRILWGWTNESDAAQDDAQKGWAGLQAIPRKVWLDPSGKQLLQWPIEEIETLRGQNVQLSNQELKSGEHIEVKGITAAQVDVDITFSIPNLDKAEPFDPSWTNAQDLCGLKGSTVQGGVGPFGLLTLASEKLEEYTPVFFRVFTGLYKHVVLLCSDSGSSSLRKEGLYKPSFAGFVDVDLDDTYKISLRTLIDHSVVESFGAGGKTCITSRVYPLVAVFDDAHLFVFNNGTETITADVEAWSMAKPDKMNN; encoded by the exons ATGTATTACAATGGGATTTACCATTTATTCTATCAATACAACCCCAAAGGTGCAGTTTGGGGCAACATTGTTTGGGCTCATTCAGTATCCAAAGACATGGTCAATTGGGAAGCTCTCGAGCCTGCGATTTATCCTTCAGAATCTTTTGATATCAACGGATGTTGGTCAGGATCCGCTACGGTTCTTCCGGAAAATAAGCCTGTAATTTTCTACACAGGGATTGATCCTAATCAATATCAAGTGCAAAACTATGCTGTTCCGGAGAACTTATCTGACCCTTATTTGCGTAAATGGGTCAAACCGGCTGACAACCCTATCGTGGTTGCCGATGAAACCATGAATAAAACCGCTTTCCGTGACCCAACAACTGCTTGGAAGATCGGTGGGCATTGGCGAATGGTGGTGGCTAGCCGAAGGAAACAGAGAGGGATGGCTTATTTGTATAGAAGTAGGGATTTCAGGAAATGGATAAAGGCCAAACATCCTTTACATTCGGTGCCGAATACTGGTACGTTTGAATGTGCAGATTTTTTCCCAGTGTCATTGTCTGGGGACACTGGCCTTGACAACTCTGCTTTTGGCCCTAATGTTAAGCATGTTTTGAAGGTAAGCTTAGATCTTACAAGGTATGAGTATTATACTATAGGTTCGTATTTCCCAGAAGCAAGGGATAAATATCTGGTTGGTAAGGGGTTTGTTGATGGTTGGAATGGGCTTAGATTTGACTACGGGAATTTTTATGCTTCAAAGACATTTTTTGACCCTTCAAAGAATAGGAGGATTTTATGGGGTTGGACCAATGAATCGGATGCTGCTCAAGATGATGCTCAGAAAGGATGGGCTGGTCTTCAG GCAATTCCAAGGAAGGTATGGCTTGATCCTAGTGGGAAGCAGTTGCTGCAATGGCCTATTGAAGAAATAGAAACTCTTAGAGGCCAAAATGTTCAATTAAGCAATCAAGAACTCAAGTCGGGAGAACATATTGAAGTCAAAGGAATTACTGCTGCTCAG GTTGATGTTGACATTACCTTCTCCATACCTAACTTGGACAAAGCTGAACCGTTTGATCCTAGCTGGACCAATGCTCAGGATCTCTGTGGCCTTAAGGGTTCAACTGTTCAAGGTGGCGTTGGACCGTTTGGGCTCCTAACATTAGCTTCAGAAAAGTTAGAAGAATATACCCCTGTTTTTTTCAGGGTATTTACAGGTCTATACAAGCATGTTGTTCTCTTATGCTCAGATTCTGGGAG CTCTTCCTTGAGGAAAGAGGGGCTATACAAACCATCTTTTGCAGGATTTGTAGATGTAGATTTGGATGATACATATAAGATTTCACTTAGGACTTTG ATTGATCACTCGGTGGTGGAGAGTTTCGGGGCTGGGGGAAAAACATGCATCACTTCTAGAGTATATCCATTGGTAGCAGTGTTTGATGATGCTCACTTGTTTGTCTTCAACAATGGGACTGAGACAATCACTGCAGATGTTGAAGCTTGGAGTATGGCAAAGCCTGATAAGATGAACAATTGA
- the LOC108461830 gene encoding kinesin-like protein KIN-5C — MSGRHEREKGVNVQVLLRCRPFSEDELKNNAPQVVTCNEFQREVAVSQNIAGKHIDRVFTFDKVFGPTAQQKDLYEQAVVPIVNEVLEGFNCTIFAYGQTGTGKTYTMEGECKRGKAGHNGELPADAGVIPRAVQQIFDTLEGQNAEYSVKVTFLELYNEEITDLLAPEEISKVVLEEKQKKTLPLMEDGKGGVLVRGLEEEIVTSSSEIFTLLERGSAKRRTAETLLNKQSSRSHSLFSITIHIKEATPEGEELIKCGKLNLVDLAGSENISRSGARDGRAREAGEINKSLLTLGRVISALVEHLGHVPYRDSKLTRLLRDSLGGRTKTCIIATVSPAVHCLEETLSTLDYAHRAKHIKNKPEVCGT, encoded by the exons ATGTCCGGTCGCCACGAAAGAGAGAAAGGCGTCAACGTTCAAGTCCTCCTCCGTTGCAG GCCATTTAGTGAAGATGAGTTAAAGAACAATGCGCCGCAGGTAGTGACTTGTAATGAGTTCCAACGAGAAGTGGCTGTTTCGCAGAACATCGCCGGGAAGCATATCGATAGGGTTTTCACTTTCGATAAG GTATTTGGGCCAACGGCCCAACAAAAAGATCTATACGAACAAGCAGTGGTTCCGATTGTGAATGAAGTCTTAGAAGGTTTTAACTGTACTATTTTTGCTTATGGGCAAACTGGTACTGGCAAAACTTACACTATGGAAGGTGAATGCAAGAGGGGAAAG GCGGGACATAATGGGGAATTGCCAGCTGATGCAGGGGTTATCCCGAGAGCAGTTCAACAAATATTTGATACATTAGAGGGTCAGAATGCAGAATACAGCGTAAAAGTTACATTTTTGGAACTATATAATGAGGAAATTACTGATTTACTTGCGCCTGAAGAAATTTCAAAAGTTGTTTTGGAGGAGAAGCAGAAGAAGACGTTGCCACTTATGGAAGATGGGAAAGGTGGAGTTCTTGTGAGAGGTTTAGAAGAAGAAATTGTTACAAGTTCTAGTGAGATATTTACTTTGCTTGAAAGAGGGTCTGCTAAACGTCGAACTGCAGAAACTTTGTTGAATAAGCAGTCAAG TCGGTCGCATTCTTTATTTTCTATTACAATTCATATTAAGGAGGCGACACCAGAAGGTGAAGAGCTTATAAAGTGTGGGAAGCTGAATTTGGTTGATTTAGCAGGATCAGAAAATATATCTCGATCTGGCGCTAGGGAT GGTCGTGCAAGAGAAGCTGGTGAAATTAATAAGAGTTTGCTTACTCTAGGACGAGTTATAAGTGCTCTTGTGGAGCATCTTGGGCATGTTCCATACAG GGATAGCAAGCTTACTCGATTACTCCGTGATTCACTTGGGGGAAGAACGAAGACTTGCATTATAGCAACAGTTTCTCCTGCTGTCCATTGTCTGGAGGAGACCTTAAGCACACTTGATTATGCACACAGGGCAAAACACATAAAAAATAAGCCTGAGGTGTGTGGCACATAA